In Candidatus Krumholzibacteriota bacterium, the following are encoded in one genomic region:
- the lepB gene encoding signal peptidase I, with protein MSYESKRPKKSKLREYVEIVVTAVLLALVVRAFVIQSYHIPSESMEDTLLKGDFLFANKFIFGAKVPFVDWRLPAVRDPRPGDIVIFKFPGDGRTDYIKRCVAVAGQTVEVREKKLFVDGVEQDEAYAKFIEGTRPRRDYKKYTVPEGHVFVMGDNRDNSYDSRFWGPLDMKNLRGKAMFLYFSIDYNRHWVRFGRIGRIIR; from the coding sequence ATGAGCTACGAGTCGAAGCGCCCGAAGAAATCGAAACTCCGCGAATACGTCGAGATCGTCGTTACGGCCGTTCTTCTCGCGCTGGTCGTCAGGGCGTTCGTCATACAGAGCTACCACATCCCCTCGGAATCGATGGAGGACACGCTGCTCAAGGGGGATTTCCTCTTCGCCAACAAGTTCATCTTCGGCGCCAAGGTGCCGTTCGTCGACTGGCGCCTTCCCGCGGTCCGCGATCCGCGACCCGGAGACATCGTCATCTTCAAGTTTCCCGGGGACGGCAGAACCGACTACATCAAGCGGTGCGTGGCCGTGGCGGGGCAGACGGTCGAGGTCCGGGAGAAGAAGCTCTTCGTCGACGGCGTCGAACAAGACGAGGCGTACGCCAAGTTCATCGAGGGAACGCGCCCGCGGCGGGATTACAAGAAATACACGGTTCCCGAAGGGCATGTCTTCGTGATGGGCGACAACCGGGACAACTCATACGATTCCCGTTTCTGGGGACCGCTCGACATGAAGAACCTCCGCGGCAAGGCGATGTTCCTCTACTTCTCGATCGATTACAACCGGCACTGGGTCCGTTTCGGCAGGATCGGACGCATCATACGGTGA
- the hrcA gene encoding heat-inducible transcription repressor HrcA, producing the protein MAPVVLTTYELELLKQTVDLYIETGRPVSSRMLRDVYGLGVSTAKIRKSLYELERKGFLLKPHVSAGRVPSDTGYRLYVDGLDRYAPLTRKVIAEIRRRIGQDCCDVKDVLTRTSVLLGDLTSYMGIILGIFPHGNVVEHLRIVQLDGPGGLVLLRLAPDRERRLFVRFSKRHSPWVIERAAQMINERIAGCSLDTAARRIADLLRDSAGADREIAGVLFARSDELFDQAFDLTYSFKGLERPEHPPELHDPQILRTLVRLMGERRFMIDLMRNRLAHEVMVTIGHENGQDGLDDFSVVTRRFRTGEFDGLIGVLGPTRMSYAHVLALLDRLRGELHRLA; encoded by the coding sequence ATGGCGCCGGTCGTCCTCACAACGTACGAGCTCGAACTGCTCAAGCAGACGGTCGATCTCTACATCGAGACGGGCCGCCCCGTCTCCTCGCGGATGCTCCGGGACGTCTACGGCCTCGGCGTCAGCACGGCCAAGATACGGAAATCCCTGTACGAGCTGGAACGGAAGGGATTCCTGCTGAAGCCGCATGTCTCGGCGGGGCGCGTACCGAGCGATACGGGCTATCGGCTCTACGTCGACGGCCTCGACCGATATGCGCCGCTGACCCGGAAGGTCATCGCCGAGATCAGGCGACGGATCGGCCAGGACTGCTGCGACGTCAAGGACGTTCTCACCCGGACCTCCGTTCTTCTCGGCGACCTCACGAGCTACATGGGGATCATTCTCGGCATCTTCCCGCACGGGAACGTCGTCGAGCATCTCAGGATCGTCCAGCTCGACGGACCGGGAGGGCTCGTCCTGCTCCGGCTCGCCCCCGACAGGGAGCGGCGTCTCTTCGTCCGTTTCTCGAAGCGGCATTCCCCCTGGGTCATCGAGCGGGCGGCGCAGATGATTAACGAGCGCATAGCCGGTTGTTCGCTGGACACGGCGGCACGGCGGATCGCCGACCTCCTCCGCGACAGCGCGGGAGCGGACCGGGAAATCGCCGGGGTCCTCTTCGCCCGCTCGGACGAGCTTTTCGACCAGGCGTTCGATCTCACCTATTCCTTCAAGGGGCTCGAGCGGCCCGAGCACCCGCCCGAGCTGCACGATCCCCAGATTCTCCGCACCCTCGTTCGTCTCATGGGGGAGCGCCGATTCATGATCGACCTCATGCGCAACCGCCTCGCCCACGAGGTGATGGTCACGATCGGCCACGAGAACGGACAGGACGGGCTCGACGATTTCTCCGTCGTCACGCGCCGGTTCCGCACAGGGGAATTCGACGGCCTGATCGGCGTTCTCGGGCCGACCAGGATGAGCTACGCGCACGTGCTCGCGCTTCTCGACCGTCTCCGCGGCGAACTGCATCGCCTTGCGTGA
- a CDS encoding nucleotide exchange factor GrpE, with protein MSDKEKHEWIIDGEGSPEERDGDDALAGDAATGASAERDGDTTPAGGGGDGGGEAERTHADGSRAAEKESGHGRVKKAGRAELLDLIQHKNEMLQALEKDAKEIRQEVEKKEDKLLRMAAEFENYRKRTRREWELHQQQANAGLIKDILGVIDDFDRALEAAPDEEDTFTAGVRLIYNGLLDVLRRTGLSEVETAGRVFDPQYHEAMGETATEEVPDGHVAHVIQKGYLFCGELLRPARVIVARKPETA; from the coding sequence GTGTCCGACAAAGAGAAACATGAGTGGATCATCGACGGCGAGGGATCACCGGAGGAACGGGACGGCGACGATGCGTTGGCCGGCGATGCGGCCACCGGGGCCTCCGCGGAGAGAGACGGCGACACGACGCCGGCCGGCGGCGGAGGCGACGGCGGAGGAGAGGCGGAACGGACGCATGCGGACGGTTCCCGGGCCGCGGAGAAGGAATCCGGACACGGCCGTGTGAAAAAAGCAGGGCGGGCCGAGCTGCTCGATCTGATCCAGCACAAGAACGAGATGCTCCAGGCCCTCGAGAAGGACGCGAAAGAGATACGCCAGGAGGTTGAGAAGAAAGAAGATAAGCTTCTGAGGATGGCCGCGGAATTCGAAAACTACCGGAAGCGGACCCGCCGGGAATGGGAATTGCATCAGCAACAGGCGAACGCAGGGCTCATCAAGGACATACTGGGTGTGATCGACGATTTCGATCGAGCGCTCGAGGCGGCACCCGACGAGGAGGACACCTTTACAGCGGGTGTCAGGCTGATCTACAACGGCCTTCTCGATGTCCTTCGCCGCACCGGCCTCTCGGAGGTCGAAACGGCCGGCCGGGTGTTCGACCCCCAGTACCACGAGGCGATGGGGGAGACGGCGACGGAAGAGGTCCCGGATGGACACGTCGCCCATGTGATACAGAAGGGTTACCTGTTCTGCGGGGAACTGTTGCGGCCCGCGCGCGTCATCGTCGCGCGGAAGCCGGAAACGGCGTGA
- the dnaK gene encoding molecular chaperone DnaK, with protein sequence MGKVIGIDLGTTNSCVAVIEGNEPTIIPNAEGRRTTPSVVALAKNNERLVGELAKRQAITNPEDTIHSIKRFMGRRFSETTGEIGGVSYRVKDGKNDEILVQIKDKSYRPQEISAMILRAIRQNAEEYLGEPIERAVITVPAYFNDAQRQATKDAGTIAGLDVLRIVNEPTAAAMAYGLDKDAGGKIAIYDLGGGTFDISILEMSGGVYQVKSTSGDTMLGGDDFDRAIMNWIVERFRETEKKDISGDKMAMQRIREAAEKAKCELSQMHETNINLPFIFADDDGPRHLDLVLTRSEMEKLVYPLIQRTVAPCRQAIEDAGLSVTDIDEVILVGGSTRVPAVRRFVKEFFRREPHKGVNPDEVVALGAAIQGGVLSGDVDEIVLLDVTPLSLGIETLGGLMTRLIERNSALPCRRSQIFSTATDNQPAVSIHVLQGEREMARDNRTLARFDLVGMPPAPRGVPQIEVAFDIDEDGIVHVSAKDLGTGKEQKIEVKVSSGLSRDEIERMVQEAEDNAVEDDRKRSAAKVRNEAEVLVYSTEQTLEEHGSNIPDEDRETILLSLKELQELMRDETADLVEIRRATGNLSAAVYKIAELMYHSSSMGEFAVDD encoded by the coding sequence ATGGGCAAGGTCATCGGCATCGATCTCGGCACGACGAATTCCTGCGTGGCGGTCATCGAGGGGAACGAACCGACCATCATCCCCAACGCCGAGGGGCGGCGGACGACGCCGTCGGTCGTTGCGCTCGCGAAGAACAACGAACGGCTTGTCGGCGAACTCGCCAAGCGGCAGGCGATCACCAATCCCGAGGACACGATCCACTCGATCAAGCGCTTCATGGGACGGCGCTTCTCCGAGACGACCGGAGAGATCGGGGGCGTCTCCTACCGCGTGAAGGATGGCAAGAACGACGAGATACTCGTCCAGATAAAGGACAAGAGCTACCGGCCGCAGGAGATCTCGGCGATGATCCTGCGGGCGATCAGGCAGAACGCCGAGGAATATCTCGGCGAGCCGATCGAGCGCGCCGTCATCACCGTCCCCGCCTATTTCAACGACGCCCAGCGGCAGGCGACGAAGGACGCCGGCACGATCGCCGGCCTGGATGTCCTGCGGATCGTCAACGAGCCGACGGCGGCCGCGATGGCCTACGGACTCGACAAGGACGCCGGCGGCAAGATCGCGATCTACGACCTCGGCGGGGGCACCTTCGACATCTCGATACTCGAGATGAGCGGGGGGGTCTACCAGGTGAAGTCGACGAGCGGCGACACGATGCTCGGCGGCGACGATTTCGACCGCGCGATCATGAACTGGATCGTCGAACGGTTCCGGGAAACCGAGAAGAAGGACATCTCCGGCGACAAGATGGCGATGCAGCGGATCCGCGAGGCGGCCGAGAAGGCGAAATGCGAATTGAGCCAGATGCACGAGACGAACATCAATCTCCCGTTCATCTTCGCCGACGACGACGGCCCGCGGCACCTCGATCTCGTCCTCACGAGGTCCGAGATGGAGAAACTGGTTTATCCGCTTATCCAGCGGACCGTCGCTCCCTGCCGGCAGGCGATCGAGGACGCCGGGTTGTCGGTGACGGACATCGACGAGGTCATACTGGTCGGCGGATCGACCCGCGTGCCCGCCGTGAGGCGGTTCGTCAAGGAGTTCTTCCGGCGCGAACCCCACAAGGGCGTCAATCCGGACGAGGTCGTCGCGCTCGGGGCCGCGATCCAGGGCGGAGTCCTTTCCGGGGACGTCGACGAGATCGTCCTTCTCGACGTCACACCGCTCTCGCTCGGTATCGAGACGCTCGGCGGCCTGATGACCCGGCTGATCGAGCGGAACTCGGCCCTTCCGTGCCGCAGGAGCCAGATCTTCTCGACCGCGACGGACAACCAGCCGGCGGTCTCCATCCACGTCCTCCAGGGGGAGCGGGAGATGGCCCGCGACAACCGGACGCTCGCCAGGTTCGATCTCGTCGGCATGCCGCCGGCCCCCCGGGGCGTTCCCCAGATCGAGGTGGCCTTCGACATCGACGAGGACGGTATCGTCCATGTCTCGGCGAAGGATCTCGGCACGGGCAAGGAGCAGAAGATCGAGGTCAAGGTGTCGAGCGGCCTGTCGCGGGACGAGATCGAGCGCATGGTGCAGGAGGCCGAGGACAACGCCGTAGAGGACGACAGGAAGCGCAGCGCCGCGAAGGTGCGAAACGAGGCCGAGGTGCTCGTGTATTCGACCGAGCAGACCCTCGAGGAACACGGCAGCAACATCCCCGACGAGGACCGCGAAACGATCCTCTTGTCGCTCAAAGAGTTGCAGGAGCTCATGCGCGACGAGACGGCCGATCTCGTCGAGATCAGGCGGGCAACCGGGAATCTGTCGGCCGCGGTTTACAAGATCGCCGAACTGATGTATCATTCCTCCTCCATGGGCGAATTCGCCGTGGACGACTGA
- the dnaJ gene encoding molecular chaperone DnaJ, with translation MAKRDYYEILGVGREASTDEIKKAYRKLALKYHPDKNPGDKAAEEKFKEATEAYEVLRDKEQRARYDQFGHAGMAGAGQQYGFSGGFDISDALRAFMRDFGGLGFEDFLGGMGGGRRRGQRVFRGKDLKITLDLDLREVAGGITKKIKVKRLVACERCGGSGARDAGGRQTCPTCGGSGEQRRIARSLFGQVVNVTACPTCNGEGTVIKDPCPDCLGEGRVRKGKSVEVKIPAGVTTGNYLTLEGLGDVGPRGGPPGDLVVFIQETEDDVFERHGYDILCDMPVSFAQLALGAKVEIPTLDGKAVLTIPPGTHSHKILRLKGKGIGRLHARGKGDQLVRLVAWTPQKIGAEERSAFEELDRVVRDKPPTCGRRIYEP, from the coding sequence ATGGCGAAACGGGATTATTACGAGATTCTCGGCGTAGGCCGGGAAGCCTCGACCGACGAGATCAAGAAGGCATATCGGAAGCTCGCGCTCAAGTACCACCCGGACAAGAATCCAGGCGACAAGGCGGCCGAGGAGAAATTCAAGGAAGCCACCGAAGCCTACGAGGTGCTCCGCGACAAGGAACAGCGGGCGCGCTACGACCAGTTCGGCCATGCCGGCATGGCGGGCGCCGGGCAGCAGTACGGATTCTCGGGCGGGTTCGACATCAGCGACGCGCTCCGGGCCTTCATGCGCGATTTCGGCGGTCTCGGATTCGAGGATTTCCTCGGCGGCATGGGCGGCGGCCGGCGGCGCGGCCAGCGCGTCTTCCGCGGCAAGGATCTGAAGATCACACTCGATCTCGATCTCCGGGAGGTCGCCGGCGGGATCACGAAGAAGATCAAGGTCAAGCGGCTCGTCGCCTGCGAGCGTTGCGGCGGCTCCGGGGCCCGGGACGCCGGGGGGCGGCAGACCTGCCCCACGTGCGGCGGCTCGGGGGAGCAGCGACGCATCGCCCGGTCCCTCTTCGGCCAGGTCGTCAACGTCACCGCATGTCCCACCTGCAACGGCGAGGGCACGGTCATCAAGGATCCCTGCCCGGACTGTCTCGGCGAGGGGCGTGTCCGCAAGGGAAAGAGCGTCGAGGTGAAGATACCGGCAGGCGTCACGACGGGAAACTACCTGACGCTCGAGGGGCTCGGCGACGTCGGTCCCCGGGGCGGCCCGCCGGGAGACCTGGTCGTCTTCATCCAGGAAACCGAGGACGACGTTTTCGAACGGCACGGGTACGACATCCTCTGCGACATGCCGGTGAGCTTCGCGCAGCTCGCCCTCGGGGCGAAGGTGGAGATCCCGACGCTCGACGGCAAGGCGGTCCTCACGATCCCGCCCGGCACGCACTCGCACAAGATCCTTCGACTCAAGGGCAAGGGGATCGGACGGCTCCACGCCCGCGGCAAGGGCGACCAGCTCGTCCGGCTCGTCGCCTGGACCCCCCAGAAGATCGGCGCCGAGGAGCGCAGCGCATTCGAGGAGCTCGACCGGGTCGTCCGGGACAAACCGCCCACATGCGGCCGGCGCATCTACGAACCCTGA
- a CDS encoding 16S rRNA (uracil(1498)-N(3))-methyltransferase — translation MSRTRRFFLPEALPDTGRLRLEGEEHRHLARVLRLRPGSEVAVVDGRGGLFEAVVDLIDRTGTELSVTRFERVPAPPAVDLALPLIRTSRLEIAVEKCAEIGVRWIVPYRASRVAWRGGEKEETRVRERIGRKLVAALKQSGGAWLPGVAPVADAAELAGQVGQYGAALLAGPGGVAPSEAVAGGIAVPAIGIVGPEGGFEPAEETLFREAGALRVSLGDSVLRAETAAICLLFLMHCAWR, via the coding sequence ATGAGCAGAACACGACGTTTCTTTCTGCCGGAAGCCCTTCCCGACACCGGTCGCCTCCGTCTCGAAGGCGAGGAGCATCGCCACCTCGCCCGGGTCCTCCGGCTCCGGCCGGGAAGCGAGGTCGCCGTCGTCGACGGCCGTGGAGGCCTCTTCGAGGCCGTCGTCGATCTGATCGACCGGACCGGAACGGAACTGTCCGTGACCCGGTTCGAGCGGGTTCCGGCCCCGCCGGCGGTCGATCTCGCCCTCCCCCTGATCCGGACGTCCCGTCTCGAGATCGCCGTCGAGAAGTGCGCCGAGATCGGCGTGAGATGGATCGTCCCCTACCGTGCCTCGCGTGTCGCCTGGCGGGGAGGGGAAAAGGAGGAAACACGTGTTCGCGAACGAATCGGCAGGAAGCTCGTCGCCGCGCTGAAACAGTCCGGGGGCGCCTGGCTGCCCGGCGTGGCGCCGGTCGCGGACGCGGCGGAGCTTGCCGGGCAGGTCGGCCAATACGGCGCGGCCCTGCTCGCCGGGCCCGGTGGCGTCGCGCCGTCTGAAGCGGTTGCCGGGGGAATCGCCGTCCCGGCGATCGGGATCGTGGGGCCGGAGGGCGGATTCGAACCGGCCGAGGAGACCCTGTTCCGCGAGGCCGGGGCGCTGCGCGTTTCCCTCGGCGACTCGGTGCTGAGAGCCGAGACGGCGGCGATCTGCCTGCTCTTCCTGATGCATTGCGCCTGGCGGTGA
- a CDS encoding GatB/YqeY domain-containing protein — MEANVIAHRLQEDLKAAVKARDKARTSALRMLISALKNAELEEREALSVDQEIAVLSSYARRCRESIASFEKGGRDDLVLETNTELAIVMGYLPEQADEEEIRAEAKRIIGEIGASSPKDMGRVMGPLMKKFKGRSDGGVVRVIVGELLSGDR; from the coding sequence ATGGAAGCGAACGTCATCGCGCACCGGCTCCAGGAGGATCTGAAGGCGGCCGTCAAGGCGCGGGACAAGGCGAGAACCAGCGCCCTGCGGATGCTGATCAGCGCGCTCAAGAACGCGGAGCTCGAGGAACGGGAGGCTCTTTCCGTCGACCAGGAGATCGCGGTTTTGTCGAGTTACGCGCGGCGGTGCCGCGAGTCGATCGCCAGTTTCGAGAAGGGCGGACGGGACGATCTCGTCCTCGAGACGAACACCGAGCTCGCCATCGTCATGGGCTACCTGCCCGAACAGGCCGACGAGGAGGAGATCCGGGCCGAGGCAAAGCGCATCATCGGGGAGATCGGCGCCTCCTCGCCGAAGGACATGGGACGCGTCATGGGGCCGCTGATGAAGAAGTTCAAGGGACGCTCGGACGGGGGCGTCGTCCGGGTGATCGTGGGCGAGCTGCTCTCCGGGGACCGGTAG
- a CDS encoding CvpA family protein encodes MQTVVDVSIAAIVAILAISGARRGLIRQVLQIVGIVAAFICAVYFAHVIVTWIESRFGAPNAIARVAAAVIVFAAVVLLFHLLGVLLQKIARISMLGWLDRTGGALLGAVKGLLLASLLLVVLLDLPLPLPDDFRSEIEADPVVQVVHPVLPVLFDAVMSRTPARIDFRKAVGGGSIARPGPPTRGLNLPVTAR; translated from the coding sequence ATGCAAACGGTCGTCGACGTCTCGATCGCGGCCATCGTCGCGATCCTGGCGATCTCGGGAGCCCGGCGTGGATTGATCCGGCAGGTGCTGCAGATCGTCGGGATCGTCGCCGCATTCATCTGCGCCGTCTACTTCGCGCACGTGATCGTTACGTGGATCGAATCGAGGTTCGGCGCGCCGAACGCGATCGCGCGCGTGGCGGCCGCGGTGATCGTGTTCGCCGCCGTCGTCCTCCTCTTCCACCTGCTCGGCGTCCTGCTGCAGAAGATCGCGCGGATATCGATGCTCGGATGGCTCGACCGGACCGGCGGCGCCCTTCTGGGCGCCGTGAAGGGATTGCTGCTGGCGAGCCTTCTTCTCGTCGTCCTGCTCGACCTGCCGCTGCCCCTGCCCGACGATTTCAGGAGCGAGATCGAGGCCGACCCGGTCGTCCAGGTCGTTCATCCGGTGCTGCCGGTGCTCTTCGACGCGGTCATGTCGCGGACGCCGGCGCGGATCGATTTCCGGAAGGCGGTCGGCGGCGGATCCATCGCGCGCCCCGGGCCGCCCACGCGCGGATTGAATCTTCCGGTGACGGCCCGATGA
- a CDS encoding Smr/MutS family protein yields the protein MKTPPAFDPTEFRHAAGKLDFGQLLEVVAAGAVAERSRDEICNSLPLDSPEAVERSQDGIVAFAALAEAGETAPIGGWRDTRPILEGIVAPGTIVGAEELVSVARGERTAAAVADFLSAHAAELPAGDAFAQRYRFEREIVRRIERAIGPDLEVLDAASRDLARIRRDTVALRARLRRAAAGVVAEHGRGRGEEFVTLRGDRYVLALPRAEAGRVRGIVHQESGSGASLYIEPLSFVEENNQVESLVQEERREIERVLRELTSLVREARTQLLFNQEMLGTVDVLSAKAAFARRYRCVKPVHSANGEMRLFEARHPLLERAFSLEGGDRRVSPLEIGCDAALRVLVVSGPNAGGKTVALKTVGLLVLMDRAGLPLPCREGSILPWYRDLFVDIGDDQSIEMSLSTFSSRIGRMKRILELADRDDLVLVDEIGDGTDPEEGGAIAEAMLERLADAAGRTIVTTHLGRLKGWAHETGGAANASLEFDDKRLEPLFRFRMGVPGRSWGIEMAGRMGLPVDVIESAKKRMSEENLRLEELLADLERMERVIGEERKELLEKKRLLTELVDRYRERIDDIEKNRGELEERARREALDIVSGTRREMERLVREIRSSGAEKTVIRRTRERIGERRKTFEGRTRPRERRGTLSPGEVVEGMTVGIISIGKTGRVVSAPDRGRVLVELDGGIRVETKASDLERGPAETQAGRRRGTVSWSAGPDGPVETELMIRGLERAEALEKVDAFIDRAVLAGLGEVSIIHGIGRGILKRAVYDTLRGDPRVAGIHPGEPAFGGDGVAVVKLK from the coding sequence ATGAAAACACCGCCCGCATTCGATCCGACGGAATTCCGCCACGCCGCGGGGAAACTCGACTTCGGGCAGTTGCTCGAGGTCGTCGCGGCCGGCGCGGTCGCCGAGCGGAGCCGGGACGAGATCTGCAACTCTCTTCCGCTCGATTCCCCCGAGGCGGTCGAACGAAGCCAGGACGGGATCGTCGCCTTCGCCGCGCTCGCCGAGGCGGGCGAGACGGCGCCGATCGGCGGCTGGCGCGATACGAGACCGATTCTCGAGGGAATCGTCGCCCCGGGTACGATCGTCGGGGCCGAGGAGCTCGTTTCCGTGGCGCGGGGGGAGCGCACGGCCGCCGCCGTCGCGGATTTCCTCTCGGCGCACGCGGCCGAGCTTCCCGCGGGCGATGCGTTCGCGCAGCGGTATCGTTTCGAGCGGGAGATCGTTCGCCGTATCGAGCGGGCGATCGGTCCGGATCTCGAGGTGCTCGACGCGGCGAGCCGCGATCTCGCGCGCATCCGGCGCGACACCGTCGCCTTGCGGGCGCGGCTGCGACGCGCCGCGGCCGGAGTCGTCGCCGAGCACGGCCGGGGCAGGGGAGAGGAGTTCGTCACCCTTCGCGGCGACCGGTACGTCCTGGCGCTGCCCCGCGCCGAGGCCGGGCGGGTGAGGGGCATCGTTCACCAGGAGAGCGGCAGCGGCGCCTCCCTGTACATCGAGCCGCTCTCGTTCGTCGAGGAGAACAACCAGGTCGAATCGCTCGTGCAGGAGGAGCGGCGGGAGATCGAGCGTGTGCTCCGCGAGCTGACGTCCCTCGTGAGGGAGGCGAGAACGCAGCTTCTCTTTAACCAGGAGATGCTCGGCACGGTCGATGTCCTCTCGGCGAAAGCCGCCTTCGCCAGGCGATATCGATGCGTGAAGCCGGTCCATTCGGCAAACGGGGAGATGCGGCTGTTCGAGGCGAGGCATCCGCTCCTCGAGCGCGCCTTCTCCCTGGAGGGGGGCGACCGGCGGGTATCGCCGCTCGAGATCGGCTGCGACGCGGCTCTGCGCGTGCTCGTCGTCTCCGGGCCGAACGCGGGCGGAAAGACGGTCGCCTTGAAGACGGTCGGACTCCTCGTGCTCATGGACCGCGCCGGGTTGCCACTCCCATGTCGCGAGGGCTCGATCTTGCCGTGGTACCGCGACCTCTTCGTCGATATCGGGGACGACCAGTCGATCGAGATGTCCCTGAGCACCTTCTCCTCCCGGATCGGGAGGATGAAGCGGATCCTCGAGCTGGCGGACCGCGACGATCTCGTTCTCGTCGACGAGATCGGCGACGGAACGGATCCGGAGGAGGGGGGGGCCATCGCCGAGGCGATGCTCGAACGCCTCGCCGACGCCGCGGGGCGCACGATCGTCACGACCCACCTCGGGCGCCTGAAGGGGTGGGCGCACGAGACCGGCGGCGCGGCGAACGCCTCGCTCGAATTCGACGACAAGCGCCTCGAGCCGCTCTTCAGGTTCCGCATGGGCGTGCCCGGACGCTCGTGGGGCATCGAGATGGCCGGCAGGATGGGGCTGCCCGTCGATGTCATCGAATCGGCGAAGAAAAGGATGTCCGAGGAGAATCTCAGGCTCGAGGAGCTGCTGGCCGACCTCGAGCGCATGGAGCGCGTGATCGGCGAGGAACGAAAGGAGCTTCTCGAGAAGAAGCGGCTTCTCACGGAACTCGTCGACCGCTACCGCGAGCGCATCGACGACATCGAGAAGAACCGGGGCGAGCTCGAGGAGCGAGCGAGGCGGGAAGCGCTCGACATCGTCTCCGGGACGAGGCGCGAGATGGAGCGGCTCGTGCGCGAGATCCGCTCATCGGGGGCGGAGAAGACGGTGATCCGCCGGACGCGCGAGAGGATCGGCGAGCGCCGGAAAACCTTCGAGGGCAGGACGCGTCCGCGCGAGCGGCGGGGGACCCTCTCGCCCGGAGAAGTGGTCGAGGGGATGACGGTCGGCATCATCTCCATCGGCAAGACGGGCCGGGTCGTCTCCGCGCCCGACCGGGGCCGCGTCCTCGTGGAACTCGACGGCGGGATCCGCGTAGAAACGAAGGCGAGCGATCTCGAACGGGGACCCGCCGAAACGCAGGCCGGCCGGCGGCGCGGCACCGTCTCCTGGTCGGCCGGCCCGGACGGGCCGGTGGAGACGGAACTGATGATCCGGGGTCTTGAGCGCGCCGAAGCGCTCGAGAAGGTCGACGCGTTCATCGACCGCGCCGTTCTCGCGGGGCTCGGCGAGGTCTCGATCATCCACGGGATCGGGCGGGGCATTCTCAAGCGCGCGGTCTACGACACGCTCAGGGGCGATCCGCGCGTCGCCGGCATCCATCCCGGCGAACCGGCATTCGGCGGCGACGGTGTCGCGGTCGTGAAACTGAAGTAG